The segment ACATGAAGGGACGCAGGTACAGCGAGCCGCCATCGACGGTGGGAAACCAGTCGCGATCCTTCAGCACCAGTTCGCGGCAGGCGGCGATGAACAGGTCTTCGGGCAAGCGCGGCATCGCCAGCCGATCCGCCGACTGGTTGAGCCGCGCGGCGTTCACCTCGGGACGGAACATCGCCAGGCTACCATCGGGGTGGCGGTAGGCTTTCAACCCTTCGAAGATTTCCTGCGCGTAATGCAGCACCGCGCACGCGGGATCGATGATCAGCGGCTCGCGCGGGCCGATCCGCGGCGAGTGCCAGCCTTTTTCGGCATGGTAATCGATCGTGACCATGTGATCGGTGAACACCGAGCCGAAGCCGGGGTCGGCAATGGCCTGGGCGCGAGTTTCGCCGGGGACGGGAGCGGGGTGGGGCAGGTGCGCGAAATCCATGCGCGGCGGTTAGTAGCGCAGCAGCATGGGCGCAAGATCAGCCGTCCCGGCGCGCCCCGTATGGTACAAATGAGAAGGGCGGCTCCTGCCAAGCAAGAACCGCCCTTCGCATGGTCAGCGGCCAGTGCGGCCGCCCACGAAGCCTCTATCGGCGAAGAAGACTACCGATAATGCTCCGCGAGGGTCGACACCGACCTCCCTGCTGAACCATGAGACATCGGTCACCTCCTTTCGCGCTGGATAGCCAGACCCCTGTTTCACCTGGGGCCGAGAGCCGCGTGTATCGCTGGCCTCAAGGCGCAATGTGAGTCGAACAGCCGGCGAACACAAGACTTGAAATGGAGTTTTTCACTGTCAGGATCGGTGGTTCGCGCTCCGGTCCTGCACAACGCGCTGGCGCCTTGCTGAGCGGGCGGCTTGCAGGGCGTAACGAAGCTTGCCAGACCTTCGGCAATGAGCAGGGAAGAACGCTTTTTCGCGGCGGTGGCCGCGCGCCAGCTGGTGCGAGCTTCCGTGCGCGCCATCGTCATTTCCGATCGCGGATTTCTCGTCCAGCGTCCAACCGATGGGCCGAACGCGCACAATGCCTTCATCGGCGGTGAGTACGAACTGGGGGACAGCTTCCAGGCGCGCTTGCGGGCCGAGTTCGAGGAAGAGACGAGCGCGCGGGTCGTTTCCGCGCACTATCGGTTCGTCGTGGAAAACCGCTTCCGGTCCGGGTCTCACGAGGTGCAGACGCTCGAACACTATTTCGAAGTCACGCTCGATCGGGAACAGGTCTCCAGCCGGGAGGAGCACCTTGAACAGGTGTGGCTCTCGCCCGGCCAATTCTTCACGGCAGACGTGAAACCCGCCATCGTTCGCGATGCGCTGCGAACCGCGACGTGGCGCGATGTGCGCCATCTGGCGGTCACCGGCTAGCGCGGCGTCCCGCCAGGGGTCCAGTGTCGCGCGGTTAGCGGCAGTCTTCGATCACTCGCGTGACTTCCGGCCAGCTCGGCAGATAGAGCGGGGGTGCGCCGGCCACCTCGATCGCGAACCGGCCTTTCGAGAGCGCCATCGAATCGAGCAGCGGATCGCTGGCGGCCAGCACCACGCGCATCGCGCCGTTCACGGGGGAACCGGCCAGCGCGCGGTTGTCGAATTCGGTGCGCACGGTGACTGGCGCTGATGCAGCGAAGTTGCCGGCGCGGATCAGTTCCACCGATCGGGACGCAGGCACGCAGCGCATCGCGAAGCGCGGCTCGCTGGCGGCTTCGCCGAAGCGCGCCTCGCTGCCGCCGCTGACGGGACTGTAGCGCCAGTCGCCCGGGGTCTGCGGCGCGTCGATCCAGTTGGTGAACGCGGGCGCGGGCAACGGGGCCGGGGTAGGCCGGGCGACGGGCTGCTGCACCGGAGGCGTGGGCGTGGGCGCGGGCCTGGGCGCCACGCACGCCGCGGTGCCCAGAAGTAGCGCAATGGTGATCGAGCGGCGAAACTGCATGATTTCTCCCTGTTCCCGCGGAGTTCAACGCACGCTAGGCGATGCGGTGCCAATGGGAAAGAAGCGCCTCGACCAGTTGCTCGTGGACCGCGGGCTGGCGGAAAGCCGCACGCGCGCGCAGGCGCTGGTCATGGCGGGCCTCGTGTTCTCGGGCGAAACCAAGCTGTCCAAGAGCGGTCAATCGCTGGCGGAGGACGCCGCGATCGAGGTGCGCGGGCGCGACCACCCGTGGGTTTCGCGCGGCGGGATCAAACTGGCCCACGCGCTGGACGTGTTCGCGCTCGATCCGGCTGGGGCCACCGCGATGGATATCGGCAGCTCGACCGGCGGATTCACCGACGTTCTGCTGCAACGCGGGGCGGTGCGGGTGTTCGCGGTCGATTCGGGCACCAACCAGCTCGCCTGGAAACTGCGGCAGGACCCCCGCGTGGCGGTGCTGGAACAGACCAGTGCGCGCATCCTGACGGCCGAGCAGATCGACGCGCCGTGCAACTGGGTGGTGTGCGATGCCTCGTTCATCAGCCTCGCCAAGGTGCTCGAGCGGCCGCTGTCGCTCGCCGCGCCCGACTGCCGGCTGGTCGCGCTGATCAAGCCCCAGTTCGAGGTGGGGCGCGAGGAAGTGGGCAAGGGCGGGGTGGTGCGCGCGGCTGAACTGCATGCGCGGGTGTGCGGCGAGGTCCGCGAATGGCTCACCGCCGGCGGCTGGACGGTGGACGGTCTCACCACCAGCCCGATCACCGGGCCCGAAGGCAACGTCGAGTTCCTGGTGGCCGCGCGCCGGGGCCACGTTGCGCCCGCCGCCGCGCTCGGCCAAGACGAAGCAAGCGTCGCGACCCAGGGCGAATCAGGGGAAGTGGAATGACCGGATTGGCATCGAGGCGACAACTGCGCGCGAGCCTGATGCGTTGGGCGCTGTTCACCGTGCCGCTGGTGCTGCTGCTCGGGTTCCTGTCCGGCCGCGCCGGCAGCAGCGCCGACAGCCCGTGGTTCCAGGCGCTCGCCAAGCCTGACATCTTCCCGCCGCCGATGTGGTTCGGGATCGTGTGGACGATCCTGTACGTCATGATGGGGCTGGCGCTGGCGATCGTCTGCGCCGCGTGGGGCGCGCGCGGGCGGACAGCCGCGATCATCGCATTCGCGGTGCAGTTGGCGGTGAACCTCGCGTGGTCGCCGACGTTCTTCGGGATGCAGCAGATCAGCACGGCGCTGATCGTGATCGCGGTGCTCGATGTGCTGGTGATCGTCACCATCGTGCTGTTCTGGCGCGTGCGGCGAAGCGCGGCGCTGCTGCTGCTGCCGTATCTGGCCTGGATCGCCTTCGCGACCTTGCTCAATTACGAGTTCCTGCGCGCCAATCCCGAAGGCGGGTTGGGGCAGGAGAGCGGGGCGGCGCAGCGGTACGAGATCTGACGCGCCGGAATCTCACTTGCGGGGCGCCGGGGCAGCGGCCACATAGCGCCTTATGCAAAGCGAAAATCATCTGATCTCCGACTTCGTCAAGCTGGCCAACGCGGCTGCCGGGACCGCCGCGGGCATGGCCCGCGAAGCGCGCGAAGGCGCGCGGGAACGGGTGCGTGAGACGGTCGGCGGGCTGGACTTCGTTTCCCGCGAGGAATTCGACGCGGTCAAGGACATGGCCGCCCGCGCGCGCGAGGAAAACGAACGGCTGTCGGACCGGATCGCCGCACTCGAAGCCAGGCTGGCGGCGGGCGGGAACGCTGGTTCCTGATCGAGGTTTAGGTGGAAAGGATCGTTCCACCATCTTCACTCAGCTTAACCCGCCGCTCCCCTTGCACGTCCTCGACAAGGGCGACGGTCTCGCCACCGGTCTGATCGACTACGGTCCTGAGCATAATCTGCTGTGGATCACCGCGATCGACGCGACCGGCGAAATCTGGTGCGCGCCCAATCCGCAAGCCCGCATGCAAGCCAACTGGAGCATGGGCCGCGCCCGCAGCGGCACGGTCGCCGCTTCCCGCGAGCGGATCGCGGCGAAGGCCGGATCGGGAGTGGCGTGCGAAGATTGCGCCGACATGGTGACGCCGGTGGCCGCCTAACTCTCCCGCCGGACCCCGCCGCCGGCCACGCGCCAGATGGCGGCCTGGTCGATGATCGGGTCGAAGGGCGCGGTTTCGGTCCCGGTGAACCACACTTGCGTGCCGCTTCCCGCCAGCCGATCGAACAGCGCCGCGCGCCGGACGGGATCGAGATGCGCGGCCACTTCATCGAGCAGCAGCACCCCCGTGCGGCCGCGCGCCGCCAGTTCGGCGTGCGCCAGCGTGATCGCGATCAGCATCGCCTTCTGCTCGCCGGTCGAGCAGCGCTCCGCCGGTTGCCCCTTGCCGGCCATCGTGATGTCCAGATCGTCACGGTGCGGACCTTCGAGCGTCCGCCCCGCCGCCCGGTCGCGCGCGCGCGCGGCACGCCAGGCTTCGGCACTCGCGGCGCCGCCTGACCGGTAGGCGAGCTCGGGCAGCGCGAACGGCGCGCGGGGCAGGGTGGCTAGCGCGGCGGAGAGGGCCTCCACCAGCGCGGCCCGTCCGGTTGCCAGAGCCGAGCCGGCTTCCGCCATCTGGCCCTCGATCCCGTCGAGCCACAGCGGGTCGGGCGTCGCCTCGCCCGCCAGCAGCCGGTTGCGTTCGCGTAACGCGGCTTCAAAGCGCGCGGCGTTGCGGGCGTGACCGGCGTCGAGCGCCACCGCCAGCCGATCGAGCCACCGCCGCCGGCCCCCCGCGCTGCCGGTGAACAGCCCGTCCATCGACGGTGTGAGCCATGACAGCGCGAGCCATTCGCCCAGCGCGACCGCGCTCGCCTCCGCGCCGTTGATCCGCACCAGCCGGCGGGTGGGCCGGACCGGATCGATCAGGGTGCCAAGGCGCACTTCGTCCGTGCCCAGCGACGCGCCGACCGCAAATCCACCGTCCCCTGCGGCGGAGGCCATCTCGGTGAGAGCCGCGCGGCGCAAACCCCGTCCGGGGGCAAGCAGCGAGAGCGCTTCGAGCACGTTGGTTTTGCCGGCGCCGTTTTCGCCCACCAGCAGATTGAAGCCGCGCGCACCCTCAAGCGTGGTTTCGCGATGGTTGCGAAAGCGGGACAGG is part of the Altererythrobacter sp. TH136 genome and harbors:
- a CDS encoding NUDIX domain-containing protein, which encodes MSREERFFAAVAARQLVRASVRAIVISDRGFLVQRPTDGPNAHNAFIGGEYELGDSFQARLRAEFEEETSARVVSAHYRFVVENRFRSGSHEVQTLEHYFEVTLDREQVSSREEHLEQVWLSPGQFFTADVKPAIVRDALRTATWRDVRHLAVTG
- a CDS encoding TlyA family RNA methyltransferase; its protein translation is MGKKRLDQLLVDRGLAESRTRAQALVMAGLVFSGETKLSKSGQSLAEDAAIEVRGRDHPWVSRGGIKLAHALDVFALDPAGATAMDIGSSTGGFTDVLLQRGAVRVFAVDSGTNQLAWKLRQDPRVAVLEQTSARILTAEQIDAPCNWVVCDASFISLAKVLERPLSLAAPDCRLVALIKPQFEVGREEVGKGGVVRAAELHARVCGEVREWLTAGGWTVDGLTTSPITGPEGNVEFLVAARRGHVAPAAALGQDEASVATQGESGEVE
- a CDS encoding TspO/MBR family protein, giving the protein MTGLASRRQLRASLMRWALFTVPLVLLLGFLSGRAGSSADSPWFQALAKPDIFPPPMWFGIVWTILYVMMGLALAIVCAAWGARGRTAAIIAFAVQLAVNLAWSPTFFGMQQISTALIVIAVLDVLVIVTIVLFWRVRRSAALLLLPYLAWIAFATLLNYEFLRANPEGGLGQESGAAQRYEI
- a CDS encoding accessory factor UbiK family protein — translated: MQSENHLISDFVKLANAAAGTAAGMAREAREGARERVRETVGGLDFVSREEFDAVKDMAARAREENERLSDRIAALEARLAAGGNAGS
- the recF gene encoding DNA replication/repair protein RecF, with the translated sequence MALDRISLSRFRNHRETTLEGARGFNLLVGENGAGKTNVLEALSLLAPGRGLRRAALTEMASAAGDGGFAVGASLGTDEVRLGTLIDPVRPTRRLVRINGAEASAVALGEWLALSWLTPSMDGLFTGSAGGRRRWLDRLAVALDAGHARNAARFEAALRERNRLLAGEATPDPLWLDGIEGQMAEAGSALATGRAALVEALSAALATLPRAPFALPELAYRSGGAASAEAWRAARARDRAAGRTLEGPHRDDLDITMAGKGQPAERCSTGEQKAMLIAITLAHAELAARGRTGVLLLDEVAAHLDPVRRAALFDRLAGSGTQVWFTGTETAPFDPIIDQAAIWRVAGGGVRRES